The DNA sequence CGAACGAGAAGGACTTCTCGGGCGACCTGCTGCTCACCATCGAGGTGGACGTCCGGCCCGAGGTCACCCTCCCGAAGTACGACGACGTGAAGATCACCGTCGACGCCGCCGAGGTCACCGACGCCGACGTCGACGAGGAGCTCGACCGGCTGCGCAGCCGCTTCGGCACGCTCGTGACGGTCGACCGCCCGGCCAAGACCGGCGACTTCGCGCAGATCGACCTCGTGGCCATCATCGGCGACGAGGAGGTCGACACGGCCGCCAACATCTCGTACGAGATCGGCTCCGGTGAGCTCATCGACGGCATCGACGAGGCGCTCGACACCCTCACCGCCGGCGAGTCGACGACCTTCGAGGCGCCGCTCATGGGTGGAGACCACGAGGGCGAGAACGCCCAGATCACCGTGACTCTCAACGCCGTCAAGGAGCGCGAGCTCCCCGAGGCCGATGACGACTTCGCTCAGATCGCGAGCGAGTTCGACACCATCGCCGAGCTGCGCGATAGCCTCCGCGAGCAGGTCCAGCGCGCGAAGACCTTCCAGCAGGGCACCTCCGCTCGCGACCAGCTCGTCGAGAAGCTCCTCGAGCTCGTGGAGATCCCCGTTCCCGAGCAGCTCGTCGAGGACGAGGTCCACCGTCACCTCGAGCAGGAGAACCGCCTCGAGGACGACGTCCACCGCGCCGAGGTCAAGGAGTCGAGCGAGAAGACCTTCCGCACTCAGATCCTCCTCGACGAGGTCGCCCAGGCCGAGGGCGTCAAGGTCAGCCAGGACGAGCTCACGCAGTACCTCGTCCAGGGAGCCGCGCAGTACGGTATGGACCCGAACGAGTTCGTGAAGATCCTCTCGGAGAACGGCCAGATCCCGTCGATGGTCGGCGAGGTCGCCCGCAACAAGGCGCTCGCGATCGTGCTCGGCAAGGCCGAGGTCGTCGACAGCGAGGGCAACAAGGTCGACCTGTCCGAGTTCACCGCGATCCCCGAGAGCGAGTCGGAGGACGAGGCGTCGGACGCCGAGGCCGCCGCGGAGCCCGCAGCGGCGGAGGAGGCCCCCGCGGAGGAGCCCGCCGCCGAGGAGAAGCCGAAGAAGCGCGCCTCCAAGAAGGCCGCCGAGAAGTAAGGCGAACAGCGCACACGCACGTGAGCGTCGAGGGCCGGGCACCGCAAGGTGCCCGGCCCTCGACGCATAAGGAGGGGAAGACCGATGGATGACTGGCGCGCGCGTGTCGATGCCGTCTGGGCGGACGCCGACCGGGAGGGGGAGACCGCGACCCTGGAGGCGATCGATGCGCTCGTCGCCGAACGACCTGCACACGATCCGGTCGCGCTGTTCGAGGCCGCGGGCGCCCGCGATTTCGCCGGACGCGAGGCCGAGGCCGAGCCGCTCTACCGGGAGGCGCTGTCCAGCGGCCTCGCCGAGCCGGAGCGCGGGCAGGCGATCATCCAGCTCGCGAGCACCCTCCGCAACCTCGACCGTCCATCCGAGGCGCTCGAGCTGCTGCGCGACTTCCTCCACGACCAGCCGGCTCACGAGCTCGCGGACGCCGCCCGCGCCTTCGCCGCGCTCGCCTTGTTCGATGACGGTCTCCCCGCCGAGGCTCTCCGAGAGGCGCTCGACGCGCTGGCCGCGCACCTCCCGCGGTACGGGCGCGCCGTAGCCGCTTACGCGGCGACGCTCGAGGACGCGTAACCGCGCCACGACACCGCTATCTGCCCACGGCGAACAGCACCGAAACGGCTCCGCCGCTCCAGTAGATTCGATGCCAAGCGACAAAGGAAATGGAGCGAACATGGCCGACATGGGATCCCCCCAGCCCAGTGTTTTCGACAGACTGCTGAAGGACCGCATCATCTGGCTCGGCTCCGAGGTCCGGGACGAGAACGCGAACGAGATCGCCGCGAAGCTGCTGCTCCTGGCCGCGGAGGACCCGAAGCGGGACATCTACCTCTACATCAACTCGCCCGGCGGCTCGATCACCGCAGGCATGGCCATCTACGACACCATGCAGTTCGTCCCGAACGACATCGTGACGGTCGGCATCGGCATGGCTGCCTCCATG is a window from the Leifsonia sp. AG29 genome containing:
- a CDS encoding tetratricopeptide repeat protein — encoded protein: MDDWRARVDAVWADADREGETATLEAIDALVAERPAHDPVALFEAAGARDFAGREAEAEPLYREALSSGLAEPERGQAIIQLASTLRNLDRPSEALELLRDFLHDQPAHELADAARAFAALALFDDGLPAEALREALDALAAHLPRYGRAVAAYAATLEDA
- the tig gene encoding trigger factor is translated as MKTTVEKLSPTRAKLTISVTPEELQPSIKHAYEHIAEQVTIPGFRKGKVPPPIIDQRVGKAAVLEHAVNEGLDGFYRLAVEENDVRPLGRPEADITEWPNEKDFSGDLLLTIEVDVRPEVTLPKYDDVKITVDAAEVTDADVDEELDRLRSRFGTLVTVDRPAKTGDFAQIDLVAIIGDEEVDTAANISYEIGSGELIDGIDEALDTLTAGESTTFEAPLMGGDHEGENAQITVTLNAVKERELPEADDDFAQIASEFDTIAELRDSLREQVQRAKTFQQGTSARDQLVEKLLELVEIPVPEQLVEDEVHRHLEQENRLEDDVHRAEVKESSEKTFRTQILLDEVAQAEGVKVSQDELTQYLVQGAAQYGMDPNEFVKILSENGQIPSMVGEVARNKALAIVLGKAEVVDSEGNKVDLSEFTAIPESESEDEASDAEAAAEPAAAEEAPAEEPAAEEKPKKRASKKAAEK